Proteins encoded within one genomic window of Pedobacter africanus:
- a CDS encoding HU family DNA-binding protein produces MTKADIISEISTKTGIEKVDVQETVEAFFKVIKNSMIGGENVYVRGFGSFVVKKRAQKTARNISKNTAIIIPEHFVPSFKPAKVFVDKVKNNSKKLSVEA; encoded by the coding sequence ATGACTAAGGCAGATATTATTTCAGAAATATCAACGAAAACAGGAATTGAAAAGGTAGATGTACAAGAAACCGTTGAGGCATTTTTCAAGGTCATCAAAAACAGTATGATCGGTGGCGAAAATGTATATGTAAGAGGTTTCGGTAGTTTTGTTGTAAAAAAGAGAGCACAAAAAACTGCAAGAAATATTTCTAAAAATACAGCGATCATCATCCCTGAGCACTTTGTACCAAGTTTTAAACCAGCAAAGGTTTTTGTTGACAAGGTAAAAAACAACTCTAAAAAACTTAGTGTAGAAGCTTAA
- the mutY gene encoding A/G-specific adenine glycosylase gives MSFQTEIVNWYFKNKRALPWRDTTDAYVIWLSEVILQQTRVEQGLPYFNNFLQNYPTVQDFAAATETQVLKLWQGLGYYSRGRNMLFTAKQVCELYNGQFPTSYNELIKLKGVGEYTAAAIASFSSNEARAVLDGNVFRVLARYFGIAEPINSTAGKKQFLELAQSLIEGQEASVYNQAIMEFGAMQCKPKSPACNNCPLERTCFARKHQQVASLPVKLNKLKKRTRYFNYFLCTDRENILVKKRNPGDIWQELYDFPLIETDKNYLEDQEQFSHMLKKAFGNDCKITALSQQKHLLTHQTIYVQFFGLDNYIINFNQNAEIKWVSLQEFDELPQPKVISSFVAKHLIT, from the coding sequence ATGAGTTTTCAAACTGAAATCGTAAACTGGTACTTTAAAAATAAGCGGGCACTGCCCTGGAGGGACACTACAGATGCCTACGTGATCTGGTTATCTGAAGTGATCCTGCAGCAAACCCGGGTAGAACAAGGCTTGCCCTACTTTAATAATTTTTTACAAAACTATCCAACAGTTCAGGATTTTGCCGCTGCAACGGAAACACAGGTCCTGAAATTATGGCAGGGGCTGGGCTATTACTCCAGGGGGAGGAACATGCTTTTTACGGCAAAGCAGGTATGCGAGCTATACAACGGACAATTCCCAACCAGTTACAACGAACTGATCAAACTAAAAGGGGTGGGCGAGTACACTGCGGCTGCCATAGCCTCTTTTTCTTCAAACGAAGCCAGGGCGGTGTTGGATGGGAATGTATTCCGGGTATTGGCCCGGTATTTCGGGATAGCGGAACCCATCAATAGCACAGCAGGAAAGAAACAGTTCCTGGAACTGGCGCAATCGCTCATCGAAGGCCAGGAGGCTTCGGTGTACAACCAGGCCATTATGGAGTTTGGTGCAATGCAGTGTAAGCCCAAATCGCCCGCCTGCAACAACTGCCCATTGGAAAGAACCTGTTTTGCCCGTAAACATCAGCAGGTGGCCAGCCTCCCTGTTAAACTCAATAAGCTCAAAAAACGTACCCGGTATTTCAATTATTTCCTCTGTACAGATAGGGAAAACATCCTGGTTAAGAAACGGAACCCGGGCGATATCTGGCAGGAACTTTACGATTTTCCGCTGATTGAAACGGATAAAAATTACCTGGAAGACCAGGAGCAATTTAGCCATATGCTCAAAAAAGCCTTTGGTAACGACTGTAAAATCACCGCTTTATCGCAGCAGAAGCATTTATTAACACACCAAACTATATATGTTCAATTTTTTGGTTTAGATAATTATATCATTAACTTTAATCAGAATGCAGAAATAAAATGGGTCTCATTGCAGGAGTTTGACGAATTGCCGCAACCTAAAGTGATCTCCAGTTTTGTAGCTAAGCATCTTATTACATAG
- a CDS encoding single-stranded DNA-binding protein, protein MSGINKVILVGHLGKDPEVRHLDGGVTVASFPLATSETYNKDGKRVEQTEWHNIVLWRGLAEVASKYLQKGKLVYIEGKLRTRSFEDREKVKKYVTEVVAENFTILGRKSDFEQTAVSSENAAAPKSETEYPDLTDPSGDLPF, encoded by the coding sequence ATGTCAGGTATTAACAAAGTTATTTTAGTCGGACATTTAGGCAAAGATCCTGAAGTCAGGCATTTAGACGGAGGTGTAACTGTAGCCAGTTTTCCACTGGCAACCTCAGAAACCTATAATAAAGACGGCAAGCGCGTAGAGCAAACAGAGTGGCACAATATCGTTTTGTGGAGAGGCCTGGCAGAAGTTGCCTCCAAGTATTTGCAAAAAGGTAAACTGGTGTATATCGAGGGTAAATTGCGTACACGCTCCTTTGAAGACCGGGAAAAAGTAAAGAAGTATGTTACTGAAGTGGTGGCAGAGAATTTTACTATACTGGGCAGGAAAAGCGATTTTGAGCAAACAGCGGTAAGCAGTGAAAATGCAGCCGCGCCAAAAAGCGAAACGGAATACCCAGATCTTACAGATCCTTCGGGCGATTTGCCCTTTTAA
- the glmS gene encoding glutamine--fructose-6-phosphate transaminase (isomerizing): MCGIVGYIGHREAWPIVIKGLKRLEYRGYDSAGIALINDSGLNIYKKAGKVQELENFAAGKNLSGSIGIGHTRWATHGAPSDRNSHPHTSNNGKLSIIHNGIIENYATLKEELLTRGHEFKSDTDTEVLVHLIEEIYKNDNTDLLEAVRLALNEVSGAYAIVVMDEEQPGQLIAARKGSPMVIGVGDGEYFIASDATPIVEYTKNVIYLNDNEIAFLKRDELLIKRLDNVVQSPYIQELELKLEMLEKGGYEHFMLKEIFEQARSIRDCMRGRIYPNEGKVQLGGIKEYADKLKNIDRIIIVACGTSWHAGLVGEYLIEEYARIPVEVEYASEFRYRNPIITEKDVVIAISQSGETADTMAAIEMAKEKGATIFGVCNVVGASIPRLTHAGVYTHAGPEIGVASTKAFTAQVTVLTLMAFYMAQQKGTLTHSKLVELLTELDCIPEKIQMALESNEMIKEISEKFKDSRNCLFLGRGSGFPVALEGALKLKEISYIHAEGYPAAEMKHGPIALIDEEMPVVVIATKNSSYEKVISNIQEVKARKGIVLAIVTEGDIEVRKMADYCIEIPDASEAFLPLLATIPLQLLSYHIAVLRGCNVDQPRNLAKSVTVE; the protein is encoded by the coding sequence ATAGGCCATAGAGAAGCCTGGCCCATTGTTATTAAAGGACTAAAGAGATTAGAATACCGTGGCTATGACAGTGCCGGTATTGCTTTGATTAACGATTCGGGATTAAATATCTATAAAAAGGCAGGAAAAGTACAGGAACTGGAAAATTTTGCTGCCGGGAAAAACCTTTCAGGATCGATCGGGATTGGCCATACCAGATGGGCAACACACGGTGCACCCTCCGACAGGAATTCCCACCCGCATACTTCAAACAATGGCAAGCTGAGCATCATCCACAACGGGATCATCGAGAACTATGCAACGCTTAAGGAAGAACTGCTGACGCGTGGCCATGAGTTTAAAAGCGATACAGACACGGAAGTACTGGTACACCTGATTGAAGAAATCTATAAAAACGACAACACTGATCTTTTAGAGGCGGTTAGACTTGCTTTAAATGAAGTAAGCGGGGCCTATGCCATTGTAGTGATGGATGAAGAACAACCTGGCCAGCTGATTGCAGCCCGGAAAGGAAGCCCGATGGTGATTGGTGTTGGCGACGGGGAGTATTTTATTGCCTCAGACGCTACCCCTATTGTAGAATATACTAAAAATGTAATTTACCTGAACGACAATGAGATCGCATTTTTAAAACGCGATGAGTTGCTGATCAAGCGTTTGGACAATGTAGTTCAGAGTCCGTATATCCAGGAGCTGGAACTGAAGCTGGAGATGCTGGAAAAAGGCGGCTATGAGCATTTTATGCTGAAAGAGATCTTTGAGCAGGCACGCTCGATAAGAGATTGTATGCGGGGCCGTATTTATCCGAACGAGGGCAAGGTGCAGCTTGGCGGAATAAAAGAATATGCCGATAAATTAAAGAACATAGACCGCATTATCATTGTGGCATGCGGCACGTCCTGGCATGCCGGACTGGTGGGCGAGTACCTGATTGAAGAATATGCGCGCATCCCGGTTGAGGTTGAATATGCCTCAGAGTTCAGGTACCGCAATCCGATCATTACCGAGAAAGATGTAGTTATCGCCATTTCCCAATCTGGTGAGACAGCGGATACAATGGCCGCCATAGAAATGGCCAAGGAAAAAGGTGCCACCATTTTTGGGGTCTGCAACGTGGTGGGTGCATCCATTCCAAGGCTTACCCATGCGGGTGTATACACCCATGCCGGGCCGGAAATCGGGGTTGCCTCTACCAAAGCCTTTACCGCACAGGTTACGGTACTTACGCTAATGGCCTTTTACATGGCACAGCAAAAAGGAACATTAACCCATTCCAAACTGGTGGAACTGTTAACTGAACTGGATTGCATTCCGGAGAAGATCCAGATGGCACTGGAGTCGAATGAGATGATCAAGGAAATTTCTGAGAAATTCAAGGACTCCCGGAACTGCCTGTTCCTGGGCAGGGGAAGCGGTTTCCCTGTAGCGCTGGAAGGGGCTTTAAAGCTGAAGGAGATTTCTTACATCCATGCAGAGGGCTATCCTGCTGCCGAGATGAAACACGGCCCCATCGCTTTAATTGATGAAGAAATGCCAGTTGTGGTGATCGCCACCAAGAACTCTTCCTACGAGAAAGTGATCAGCAATATCCAGGAAGTGAAAGCCCGGAAAGGGATTGTACTGGCTATTGTAACCGAAGGTGATATTGAGGTTAGAAAAATGGCCGATTATTGCATAGAGATACCGGATGCAAGTGAGGCATTTTTGCCTTTACTGGCAACCATACCACTGCAATTGCTATCGTATCATATAGCGGTTTTGAGAGGCTGCAATGTAGACCAGCCAAGGAACCTGGCCAAGTCGGTAACGGTAGAATAA